Proteins found in one Homalodisca vitripennis isolate AUS2020 unplaced genomic scaffold, UT_GWSS_2.1 ScUCBcl_313;HRSCAF=2038, whole genome shotgun sequence genomic segment:
- the LOC124370747 gene encoding protein ANTAGONIST OF LIKE HETEROCHROMATIN PROTEIN 1-like translates to MLRITGEQFDELLEMVRGKLSKQDTTMRMAIPVTTKLEITLRYLATGDSFKSLEYLIRVPETTISRFLPHVLTDICCVLRPFINVPTTVEEWKKIEKVFLQRWNFPRCCGAIDGKHVLIKRPPGSGSVYYNYKKTYSIILFAMVDADYCFTYVDVGGNGRANDSAVFRNSSLNIAMENKTIGFPEDHVIIGDDAFPLRPDLMKPFSKHG, encoded by the exons ATGTTAAGAATTACAGGTGAACAGTTTGATGAGCTACTGGAAATGGTTCGCGGAAAGTTGTCAAAGCAGGACACGACAATGAGAATGGCGATTCCAGTAACCACAAAATTAGAAATAACATTACGATATTTAGCGACTGGTGATTCGTTTAAATCTTTGGAGTACCTGATTCGAGTTCCAGAAACAACAATATCCAGGTTCTTACCACATGTACTTACGGATATTTGTTGCGTGCTTCGTCCATTTATTAat GTACCCACAACTGTTGAAGagtggaaaaaaattgaaaaggttTTCCTCCAACGTTGGAATTTCCCTAGATGCTGTGGAGCGATTGATGGTAAACATGTTCTTATTAAAAGACCTCCAGGTTCAGGTTCAGTATACTACAACTATAAGAAAACCTACAGCATCATACTATTTGCTATGGTGGATGCTGATTATTGCTTCACTTACGTTGATGTAGGAGGAAATGGAAGAGCCAATGACAGTGCAGTGTTCAGAAATAGTTCTCTGAACATTGCaatggaaaataaaacaattgggTTTCCTGAGGACCATGTTATTATCGGAGATGATGCTTTCCCTCTTAGACCCGATCTTATGAAGCCTTTCAGTAAACATGGATGA